A single genomic interval of Camelina sativa cultivar DH55 chromosome 11, Cs, whole genome shotgun sequence harbors:
- the LOC104722515 gene encoding protein MODIFIER OF SNC1 1 isoform X2 translates to MTSSTTGDRSRWGTTRRSGMTILGKVAVPKPINLPSQRLENQGLDPNVEIVPKGTLSWGSKSSLNAWGTSSLSPRTESGPGSPSHLSNRPSSGGSVTRPSTADSNKAHDSSSSVAWDSNSRPSSASGVYPSNQASVALQRPHSADTRPGSSQLSRFAEHVSETSETWGQHVPGEKLGVAPSKNDGFSLTSGDFPSLGTEKESSEKSTRPQDAGPRSRPPSSSGRSVEEQGVDCTKEANERIGDANSWRRDDQPYSEDAHRHCREEGQLDSRGPQSYFNANFPHQYDAWRGPPVNNHQGGGWYRGNHPYGAPMGPGGFHMDPFPFYPTQVPPAPGHGARPRGNHSSNERMFRPPMLDSYVHPRMQSRPGFYVGPAPPEGYYGPPRGYGNPSNRDLPFAGRPAGPHTYNNHSGQGGYDMPGSEPPHSQETHRPYNEPSQSQQTQRPYNEPSHSQETHRPYKVLLKHQDGRFGEDKAKREEFLGNRLPNAEKVTQQLQTSRNERIENRNEASGEVQPAKAELSASGDSSLIQKIEGLNAKTRTNDGWQNASFVVNKDDQESKPRTVNSGNAVNKVSAKNPRTGHASDSKNSLHSNQGDPATSKNAELAATSGNAVSSTYRRSTQQTQGRADPQTKRIVNSEGNDGWQKTTVMSGSSRATLATNSESIREVNVDDSSNTDSIRRPGSGILADPNDNQRSTMRELARQRAQQRQKEEEERARDQRAKALAKLEELNRRSQVSEEGSVKNMEAASNASLSDMPKDPGSHSPDTVTAANSVEPTLGSGKNTRASTEYANNVGPTQQDNLPRDRDGTALKQKRLGYKQVFEKKTAGSSVATTEVFDVVPSPQVVNEGVSSHISDMPATSSVSTESTFTKRKNNRNGKKKHKAEETTMLTTTRAAIGKEKKSGDESTEVGKARAVEMDLGSVSVPSLDIKVSGDSSEQISSFTNEESQNRAKNNWKSQHVRRTQRNSLVKKPAEKFPGNNAVMWAPVHPQQKADVSTGVGSQNTLPEFGTSSKSQHQGQTSSKSKRVEIERYVAKPIVKEMAEHNVSKSLVTAAAPDMSENVNQKENRGGEGTGILQPSGSTAGKSRSPSKSRHGNGRQGKHGREHGSWHQRGSGAPSKALEDGQFVNSNQPIQGTVNYHSSNQTEKISSKDQTTCNDDGWNDGWYMTPETHYSAAEEVEASAVGRDQGMGIHGKQHASRSNKDGGSNYGDPKKANKKDFNKAHMQNSGQGFSQPDLPVASKESRGPGDQVWHTANRTGKYGGRESTREKTYGSQKKDVAGYEHQGVSTEQKMTPADTQQAQSQNRSTNKDVQVEHNPNSMFQKNTGQGRRFGRGHESQGGWGLAAQENMPHHHQRPTSNRDSQKQNVHYEYKPVGSHTYDGERNREQQPKDTEGPRYREKGQGQQRHGGYQQQRGTSGRNTGHGFAGERY, encoded by the exons ATGACCTCTAGCACCACAGGAGATCGaag CAGATGGGGTACTACAAGAAGAAGTGGCATGACTATATTGGGAAAGGTTGCTGTTCCAAAACCGATTAATTTACCAAGCCAAAG GTTAGAGAACCAAGGCCTTGACCCTAACGTGGAAATTGTTCCAAA GGGAACCCTTAGTTGGGGTAGTAAATCATCACTGAATGCTTGGGGGACATCATCGTTGTCACCACGAACTGAAAGTGGCCCTGGTTCACCAAGCCACCTCAGTAATCGACCTTCTTCTGGTGGAAGTGTCACTCGACCTTCAACTGCTGATAGTAACAAAGCAcatgactcttcttcttctgttgcatGGGATTCAAACTCTCGGCCTTCATCAGCATCTGGGGTGTATCCATCTAATCAGGCATCAGTTGCACTACAACGTCCACATAGTGCAGACACAAGACCAGGAAGTTCCCAGTTATCCCGATTTGCTGAACACGTGTCAGAGACTTCTGAAACATGGGGTCAACATGTGCCGGGAGAGAAGTTG GGAGTTGCTCCATCAAAGAATGATGGATTTTCTTTGACTTCTGGAGATTTTCCTTCCCTTGGTACTGAAAAAGAGAGTTCTGAAAAGAGCACAAGGCCACAAG ATGCTGGACCTCGCTCTCGTCCTCCATCTTCGTCTGGAAGATCTGTAGAAGAGCAAGGTGTAGATTGCACAAAAG AAGCTAATGAACGGATTGGAGATGCCAATTCCTGGAGAAGAGATGATCAGCCATACAGTGAAGATGCACATAGACATTGTAGAGAAGAAGGGCAATTGGACTCCCGTGGTCCACAATCTTATTTTAATGCTAATTTTCCTCATCAGTATGATGCTTGGCGTGGTCCTCCAGTAAATAATCATCAAGGTGGTGGCTGGTACAGAGGGAACCACCCATATGGTGCCCCAATGGGTCCTGGGGGTTTTCACATGGACCCTTTTCCATTTTATCCTACACAAGTTCCACCTGCTCCTGGACATGGGGCTCGTCCTAGGGGTAATCACTCTAGTAATGAAAGGATGTTCAGACCTCCAATGCTTGATTCTTATGTACACCCAAGGATGCAGTCTAGGCCTGGGTTTTATGTTGGTCCAGCGCCGCCCGAAGGCTACTATGGTCCTCCCAGGGGGTATGGCAATCCCAGCAACAGAGACCTGCCTTTTGCAGGTAGGCCTGCTGGTCCGCATACTTATAACAATCATTCTGGTCAAGGTGGATATGATATGCCTGGAAGCGAGCCACCACATTCGCAAGAAACACATAGGCCATACAACGAGCCATCACAATCTCAACAAACACAAAGGCCATACAACGAGCCATCACATTCTCAAGAAACACATAGGCCATACAAGGTTCTCTTAAAGCACCAAGATGGGAGGTTCGGGGAAGATAAAGCAAAGCGGGAAGAATTTCTAGGAAATAGGCTCCCGAATGCAGAGAAGGTAACTCAACAGCTGCAAACTTCAAGAAACGAGAGGATAGAAAACAGAAATGAGGCAAGTGGTGAAGTACAACCAGCTAAGGCAGAACTTTCTGCTTCCGGAGATTCCAGTTTGATTCAGAAAATCGAGGGCTTAAATGCTAAAACTAGAACTAATGATGGTTGGCAAAATGCATCATTTGTCGTCAATAAAGATGATCAGGAAAGCAAACCACGTACAGTCAATTCTGGGAACGCCGTAAATAAAGTTTCAGCAAAAAATCCTCGAACTGGTCATGCCAGTGATAGTAAGAACTCATTACACTCTAATCAAGGTGATCCCGCCACAAGCAAAAATGCTGAGCTGGCAGCTACGAGTGGAAATGCCGTATCCAG tACCTACAGGAGATCTACTCAACAGACTCAAGGCAGAGCAGACCCCCAGACCAAACGAATAGTGAACAGTGAAGGCAACGATGGTTGGCAGAAGACAACTGTAATGTCAGGCTCCTCCCGTGCAACTTTAGCGACAAACTCAGAAAGCATTCGCGAGGTTAATGTAGATGACTCTTCAAATACCGATTCCATCAGGAGGCCTGGGTCTGGAATATTAGCAGACCCAAACGATAACCAG CGTTCTACGATGAGAGAGTTAGCCAGGCAGCGAGCTCAACAGAGGcagaaagaggaggaagaaagagCAAGAGATCAGCGGGCTAAGGCTCTTGCAAAACTAGAAGAGTTGAATAGACGTTCCCAAGTATCTGAGGAGGGTTCAGTCAAGAACATGGAAGCTGCATCTAATGCTTCTCTTTCAGACATGCCAAAAGACCCTGGGTCTCATTCACCAGACACTGTTACAGCTGCAAATTCCGTAGAACCTACTTTAGGATCAGGAAAAAACACGAGGGCTTCAACAGAATATGCAAATAATGTGGGCCCTACCCAACAGGATAATCTTCCACGTGATCGTGATGGCACTGCCTTAAAACAAAAGCGTTTGGGTTATAAGCAGGTATTTGAGAAAAAAACGGCAGGAAGCTCCGTTGCTACTACTGAGGTGTTCGATGTTGTTCCATCTCCTCAGGTTGTTAATGAAGGTGTCTCAAGCCATATCTCAGACATGCCAGCAACGTCAAGCGTTTCAACTGAGTCAACTTtcacgaaaagaaaaaataacaggAATGGTAAGAAAAAGCACAAGGCTGAGGAGACAACAATGTTGACTACGACAAGAGCTGccattggaaaagaaaaaaaatcgggAGATGAGTCAACTGAGGTTGGTAAGGCAAGGGCAGTTGAAATGGATTTGGGGTCTGTTTCAGTTCCAAGCTTGGATATCAAAGTGTCTGGTGATTCGTCTGAACAAATCAGTTCCTTCACTAATGAAGAGtctcaaaacagagcaaaaaacaACTGGAAATCTCAACATGTGCGTAGGACTCAAAGAAACTCACTGGTAAAAAAGCCTGCAGAGAAATTTCCTGGTAACAATGCTGTTATGTGGGCTCCGGTACATCCACAGCAGAAAGCTGATGTTTCAACAGGTGTAGGGAGTCAGAACACTCTCCCTGAATTTGGCACCTCTTCGAAGAGTCAGCATCAAGGGCAGACTAGCTCTAAAAGTAAAAGAGTGGAGATTGAAAGATATGTAGCGAAGCCCATAGTAAAGGAAATGGCTGAGCATAACGTCAGTAAAAGTCTAGTAACAGCGGCTGCTCCAGATATGTCGGAGAATGTAAACCAGAAAGAAAATCGTGGAGGTGAAGGTACAGGAATTCTCCAACCTTCTGGTTCAACTGCAGGCAAATCTAGGTCTCCTTCAAAGTCAAGACACGGGAATGGTAGGCAGGGAAAGCATGGTAGAGAACATGGATCATGGCACCAGAGAGGTTCTGGAGCACCTAGTAAAGCTTTGGAGGATGGACAATTTGTAAACTCAAATCAGCCCATCCAAGGAACAGTGAACTATCACTCTAGTAATCAAACCGAAAAAATTTCTTCTAAGGATCAAACCACATGTAATGATGATGGATGGAACGATGGCTGGTATATGACTCCTGAAACGCATTACTCTGCTGCTGAAGAAGTGGAAGCAAGTGCTGTTGGAAGAGATCAAGGAATGGGCATTCACGGCAAGCAGCATGCTTCCAGAAGCAACAAAGATGGAGGAAGTAACTATGGTGACCCTAAAAAAGCCAATAAGAAGGATTTCAATAAAGCTCATATGCAGAACTCTGGCCAGGGGTTTAGTCAACCAGATCTTCCCGTTGCTTCAAAAGAAAGCCGTGGCCCTGGAGATCAAGTGTGGCATACAGCTAATAGGACAGGTAAGTATGGAGGTCGTGAAAGTACGAGGGAGAAAACTTATGGATCTCAGAAAAAAGATGTTGCTGGATACGAGCATCAAGGGGTTTCTACAGAACAGAAAATGACACCAGCTGATACACAACAAGCCCAGTCGCAAAACCGATCTACCAATAAGGATGTCCAGGTTGAGCATAATCCGAATAGTATGTTCCAAAAGAACACAGGGCAGGGTCGACGATTTGGAAGAGGGCATGAGTCTCAAGGAGGCTGGGGCTTAGCGGCGCAAGAGAATATGCCCCATCACCATCAGAGGCCAACTTCAAACAGAGATAGCCAGAAGCAAAATGTGCATTATGAATACAAACCTGTTGGGTCTCATACTTATGATGGAGAACGTAATCGAGAACAACAACCGAAAGATACAGAAGGTCCAAGATACAGGGAGAAGGGACAGGGGCAGCAAAGGCATGGTGGATACCAACAGCAAAGGG GTACCAGTGGGAGAAACACTGGTCATGGATTCGCAGGTGAGAGATACTAA
- the LOC104722515 gene encoding protein MODIFIER OF SNC1 1 isoform X3: MTSSTTGDRSRWGTTRRSGMTILGKVAVPKPINLPSQRLENQGLDPNVEIVPKGTLSWGSKSSLNAWGTSSLSPRTESGPGSPSHLSNRPSSGGSVTRPSTADSNKAHDSSSSVAWDSNSRPSSASGVYPSNQASVALQRPHSADTRPGSSQLSRFAEHVSETSETWGQHVPGEKLGVAPSKNDGFSLTSGDFPSLGTEKESSEKSTRPQDAGPRSRPPSSSGRSVEEQGVDCTKEANERIGDANSWRRDDQPYSEDAHRHCREEGQLDSRGPQSYFNANFPHQYDAWRGPPVNNHQGGGWYRGNHPYGAPMGPGGFHMDPFPFYPTQVPPAPGHGARPRGNHSSNERMFRPPMLDSYVHPRMQSRPGFYVGPAPPEGYYGPPRGYGNPSNRDLPFAGRPAGPHTYNNHSGQGGYDMPGSEPPHSQETHRPYNEPSQSQQTQRPYNEPSHSQETHRPYKVLLKHQDGRFGEDKAKREEFLGNRLPNAEKVTQQLQTSRNERIENRNEASGEVQPAKAELSASGDSSLIQKIEGLNAKTRTNDGWQNASFVVNKDDQESKPRTVNSGNAVNKVSAKNPRTGHASDSKNSLHSNQGDPATSKNAELAATSGNAVSSTYRRSTQQTQGRADPQTKRIVNSEGNDGWQKTTVMSGSSRATLATNSESIREVNVDDSSNTDSIRRPGSGILADPNDNQRSTMRELARQRAQQRQKEEEERARDQRAKALAKLEELNRRSQVSEEGSVKNMEAASNASLSDMPKDPGSHSPDTVTAANSVEPTLGSGKNTRASTEYANNVGPTQQDNLPRDRDGTALKQKRLGYKQVFEKKTAGSSVATTEVFDVVPSPQVVNEGVSSHISDMPATSSVSTESTFTKRKNNRNGKKKHKAEETTMLTTTRAAIGKEKKSGDESTEVGKARAVEMDLGSVSVPSLDIKVSGDSSEQISSFTNEESQNRAKNNWKSQHVRRTQRNSLVKKPAEKFPGNNAVMWAPVHPQQKADVSTGVGSQNTLPEFGTSSKSQHQGQTSSKSKRVEIERYVAKPIVKEMAEHNVSKSLVTAAAPDMSENVNQKENRGGEGTGILQPSGSTAGKSRSPSKSRHGNGRQGKHGREHGSWHQRGSGAPSKALEDGQFVNSNQPIQGTVNYHSSNQTEKISSKDQTTCNDDGWNDGWYMTPETHYSAAEEVEASAVGRDQGMGIHGKQHASRSNKDGGSNYGDPKKANKKDFNKAHMQNSGQGFSQPDLPVASKESRGPGDQVWHTANRTGKYGGRESTREKTYGSQKKDVAGYEHQGVSTEQKMTPADTQQAQSQNRSTNKDVQVEHNPNSMFQKNTGQGRRFGRGHESQGGWGLAAQENMPHHHQRPTSNRDSQKQNVHYEYKPVGSHTYDGERNREQQPKDTEGPRYREKGQGQQRHGGYQQQRGTSGRNTGHGFAGERY, encoded by the exons ATGACCTCTAGCACCACAGGAGATCGaag CAGATGGGGTACTACAAGAAGAAGTGGCATGACTATATTGGGAAAGGTTGCTGTTCCAAAACCGATTAATTTACCAAGCCAAAG GTTAGAGAACCAAGGCCTTGACCCTAACGTGGAAATTGTTCCAAA GGGAACCCTTAGTTGGGGTAGTAAATCATCACTGAATGCTTGGGGGACATCATCGTTGTCACCACGAACTGAAAGTGGCCCTGGTTCACCAAGCCACCTCAGTAATCGACCTTCTTCTGGTGGAAGTGTCACTCGACCTTCAACTGCTGATAGTAACAAAGCAcatgactcttcttcttctgttgcatGGGATTCAAACTCTCGGCCTTCATCAGCATCTGGGGTGTATCCATCTAATCAGGCATCAGTTGCACTACAACGTCCACATAGTGCAGACACAAGACCAGGAAGTTCCCAGTTATCCCGATTTGCTGAACACGTGTCAGAGACTTCTGAAACATGGGGTCAACATGTGCCGGGAGAGAAGTTG GGAGTTGCTCCATCAAAGAATGATGGATTTTCTTTGACTTCTGGAGATTTTCCTTCCCTTGGTACTGAAAAAGAGAGTTCTGAAAAGAGCACAAGGCCACAAG ATGCTGGACCTCGCTCTCGTCCTCCATCTTCGTCTGGAAGATCTGTAGAAGAGCAAGGTGTAGATTGCACAAAAG AAGCTAATGAACGGATTGGAGATGCCAATTCCTGGAGAAGAGATGATCAGCCATACAGTGAAGATGCACATAGACATTGTAGAGAAGAAGGGCAATTGGACTCCCGTGGTCCACAATCTTATTTTAATGCTAATTTTCCTCATCAGTATGATGCTTGGCGTGGTCCTCCAGTAAATAATCATCAAGGTGGTGGCTGGTACAGAGGGAACCACCCATATGGTGCCCCAATGGGTCCTGGGGGTTTTCACATGGACCCTTTTCCATTTTATCCTACACAAGTTCCACCTGCTCCTGGACATGGGGCTCGTCCTAGGGGTAATCACTCTAGTAATGAAAGGATGTTCAGACCTCCAATGCTTGATTCTTATGTACACCCAAGGATGCAGTCTAGGCCTGGGTTTTATGTTGGTCCAGCGCCGCCCGAAGGCTACTATGGTCCTCCCAGGGGGTATGGCAATCCCAGCAACAGAGACCTGCCTTTTGCAGGTAGGCCTGCTGGTCCGCATACTTATAACAATCATTCTGGTCAAGGTGGATATGATATGCCTGGAAGCGAGCCACCACATTCGCAAGAAACACATAGGCCATACAACGAGCCATCACAATCTCAACAAACACAAAGGCCATACAACGAGCCATCACATTCTCAAGAAACACATAGGCCATACAAGGTTCTCTTAAAGCACCAAGATGGGAGGTTCGGGGAAGATAAAGCAAAGCGGGAAGAATTTCTAGGAAATAGGCTCCCGAATGCAGAGAAGGTAACTCAACAGCTGCAAACTTCAAGAAACGAGAGGATAGAAAACAGAAATGAGGCAAGTGGTGAAGTACAACCAGCTAAGGCAGAACTTTCTGCTTCCGGAGATTCCAGTTTGATTCAGAAAATCGAGGGCTTAAATGCTAAAACTAGAACTAATGATGGTTGGCAAAATGCATCATTTGTCGTCAATAAAGATGATCAGGAAAGCAAACCACGTACAGTCAATTCTGGGAACGCCGTAAATAAAGTTTCAGCAAAAAATCCTCGAACTGGTCATGCCAGTGATAGTAAGAACTCATTACACTCTAATCAAGGTGATCCCGCCACAAGCAAAAATGCTGAGCTGGCAGCTACGAGTGGAAATGCCGTATCCAG tACCTACAGGAGATCTACTCAACAGACTCAAGGCAGAGCAGACCCCCAGACCAAACGAATAGTGAACAGTGAAGGCAACGATGGTTGGCAGAAGACAACTGTAATGTCAGGCTCCTCCCGTGCAACTTTAGCGACAAACTCAGAAAGCATTCGCGAGGTTAATGTAGATGACTCTTCAAATACCGATTCCATCAGGAGGCCTGGGTCTGGAATATTAGCAGACCCAAACGATAACCAG CGTTCTACGATGAGAGAGTTAGCCAGGCAGCGAGCTCAACAGAGGcagaaagaggaggaagaaagagCAAGAGATCAGCGGGCTAAGGCTCTTGCAAAACTAGAAGAGTTGAATAGACGTTCCCAAGTATCTGAGGAGGGTTCAGTCAAGAACATGGAAGCTGCATCTAATGCTTCTCTTTCAGACATGCCAAAAGACCCTGGGTCTCATTCACCAGACACTGTTACAGCTGCAAATTCCGTAGAACCTACTTTAGGATCAGGAAAAAACACGAGGGCTTCAACAGAATATGCAAATAATGTGGGCCCTACCCAACAGGATAATCTTCCACGTGATCGTGATGGCACTGCCTTAAAACAAAAGCGTTTGGGTTATAAGCAGGTATTTGAGAAAAAAACGGCAGGAAGCTCCGTTGCTACTACTGAGGTGTTCGATGTTGTTCCATCTCCTCAGGTTGTTAATGAAGGTGTCTCAAGCCATATCTCAGACATGCCAGCAACGTCAAGCGTTTCAACTGAGTCAACTTtcacgaaaagaaaaaataacaggAATGGTAAGAAAAAGCACAAGGCTGAGGAGACAACAATGTTGACTACGACAAGAGCTGccattggaaaagaaaaaaaatcgggAGATGAGTCAACTGAGGTTGGTAAGGCAAGGGCAGTTGAAATGGATTTGGGGTCTGTTTCAGTTCCAAGCTTGGATATCAAAGTGTCTGGTGATTCGTCTGAACAAATCAGTTCCTTCACTAATGAAGAGtctcaaaacagagcaaaaaacaACTGGAAATCTCAACATGTGCGTAGGACTCAAAGAAACTCACTGGTAAAAAAGCCTGCAGAGAAATTTCCTGGTAACAATGCTGTTATGTGGGCTCCGGTACATCCACAGCAGAAAGCTGATGTTTCAACAGGTGTAGGGAGTCAGAACACTCTCCCTGAATTTGGCACCTCTTCGAAGAGTCAGCATCAAGGGCAGACTAGCTCTAAAAGTAAAAGAGTGGAGATTGAAAGATATGTAGCGAAGCCCATAGTAAAGGAAATGGCTGAGCATAACGTCAGTAAAAGTCTAGTAACAGCGGCTGCTCCAGATATGTCGGAGAATGTAAACCAGAAAGAAAATCGTGGAGGTGAAGGTACAGGAATTCTCCAACCTTCTGGTTCAACTGCAGGCAAATCTAGGTCTCCTTCAAAGTCAAGACACGGGAATGGTAGGCAGGGAAAGCATGGTAGAGAACATGGATCATGGCACCAGAGAGGTTCTGGAGCACCTAGTAAAGCTTTGGAGGATGGACAATTTGTAAACTCAAATCAGCCCATCCAAGGAACAGTGAACTATCACTCTAGTAATCAAACCGAAAAAATTTCTTCTAAGGATCAAACCACATGTAATGATGATGGATGGAACGATGGCTGGTATATGACTCCTGAAACGCATTACTCTGCTGCTGAAGAAGTGGAAGCAAGTGCTGTTGGAAGAGATCAAGGAATGGGCATTCACGGCAAGCAGCATGCTTCCAGAAGCAACAAAGATGGAGGAAGTAACTATGGTGACCCTAAAAAAGCCAATAAGAAGGATTTCAATAAAGCTCATATGCAGAACTCTGGCCAGGGGTTTAGTCAACCAGATCTTCCCGTTGCTTCAAAAGAAAGCCGTGGCCCTGGAGATCAAGTGTGGCATACAGCTAATAGGACAGGTAAGTATGGAGGTCGTGAAAGTACGAGGGAGAAAACTTATGGATCTCAGAAAAAAGATGTTGCTGGATACGAGCATCAAGGGGTTTCTACAGAACAGAAAATGACACCAGCTGATACACAACAAGCCCAGTCGCAAAACCGATCTACCAATAAGGATGTCCAGGTTGAGCATAATCCGAATAGTATGTTCCAAAAGAACACAGGGCAGGGTCGACGATTTGGAAGAGGGCATGAGTCTCAAGGAGGCTGGGGCTTAGCGGCGCAAGAGAATATGCCCCATCACCATCAGAGGCCAACTTCAAACAGAGATAGCCAGAAGCAAAATGTGCATTATGAATACAAACCTGTTGGGTCTCATACTTATGATGGAGAACGTAATCGAGAACAACAACCGAAAGATACAGAAGGTCCAAGATACAGGGAGAAGGGACAGGGGCAGCAAAGGCATGGTGGATACCAACAGCAAAGGGGTACCAGTGGGAGAAACACTG GTCATGGATTCGCAGGTGAGAGATACTAA